A region from the Nostoc sp. HK-01 genome encodes:
- a CDS encoding putative anti-sigma factor antagonist: protein MNTKLRLTVVAPSGILDKIRGNQLHCDISDLINNGTNIILIDMKDIKFIDSSGLGLLMSIMQMASKANVKFFICSINEQVRMLFELTKVNKFLQVFIDQDDCKRYILTNLYRVTQQ, encoded by the coding sequence ATGAATACTAAACTTCGACTAACAGTAGTTGCACCATCAGGGATTTTAGATAAAATTAGAGGCAATCAATTGCATTGCGACATTAGTGACCTGATAAATAATGGCACTAATATTATATTGATTGATATGAAAGACATTAAATTTATAGATAGTTCTGGCTTAGGGTTGTTAATGTCTATAATGCAAATGGCATCCAAGGCTAACGTCAAATTCTTTATTTGCTCTATTAATGAACAGGTTAGAATGTTATTTGAATTAACTAAAGTAAATAAATTTTTGCAAGTTTTTATTGATCAGGATGACTGTAAACGTTATATATTAACAAATTTATACCGGGTTACTCAGCAGTAA
- a CDS encoding serine/threonine protein kinase with two-component sensor domain — protein sequence MLSIPGYRLSQELYNGSKTLVYRAIRETDASSVIIKLLKNPYPSFSELVQFRNQYTIAKNLNYPQIIQTYSLETYQNGYGLVMEDFGGISLQEWRARVNVEFLMEFLQIAIAICNCLEILYRERIIHKDIKPSNILINPETKQVKLIDFSIASLLPRETHTILNPNVLEGTLAYISPEQTGRMNRGIDYRTDFYSLGVTFYELLTGELPFQFYDAMELLHCHIAKVAPLVHEINPQIPAVLSEIVNKLMAKNAEDRYQSALGLKTDLQNCLYQLKSTGEIHSFAIAQRDVCDRFIIPDKLYGRELEVEILLKAFGRVSAGATEMVLVAGFSGIGKTAVVNEVHKPIVRQRGYFIKGKYDQFQRNIPFSAFVQAFRDLMGQLLTESDVQIQQWKTQILDAVGENGQVIIEVIPELARIIGEQPAAVELFGTAAQNRFNLLFQKFTQVFTSPDHPLVIFLDDLQWADSASLNLMQILMADTNYLLLIGAYRDNEVHPGHRLILTLNEIQEKKVPINTITLAALGQETINQLVADTLKCATNLVWNLSQLIYQKTQGNPFFTTQFLKALYQDYLIKFDLNLGCWQCDITQIAAQAITDDVVTFMSWQLRKLPKSTQQVLQLAACIGNSFDLATLAIVSQQSEIETAAALWKALQEGLILPINNIYKFYQQESLVNGDLSSVEELQQTSNDQAQMTVFYKFLHDRVQQAAYCLIPDDQKQATHLQIGKLLQKQFLEHEQEEKLFDIVGHFNQGKALITQTSDRQTLAQLNLKAGEKAKTATAYSAAIAYLQIAIALLESDCWQTQYELASNLYVAAAEASYLNGDFDGMEKFAALVLQQAKTILDKVKIYEIQIAAQTSRSQMLAAIAVGREALGQLGVEFPTELDEFHLQQALAEVNQQLEGREITQLIDLPPMSEPTAQAAMELLGMLFAPVFLGNPGLLPLLGTTMVRLSIQFGNAPASTVGYVTQGVVLCSFLGEVETGYEFGQLALSLLEQVNAQSRKCCTLTLFGCFIQHRRQPPLPTFSTLKEAYRTGMETGDFLYAGYSIVIYAFTSLFMGVNLDTLILEFPTYSSVLAQVKQDSAHIYLDMMQQTVEQLRETVSQPDRLIGNVYDETVMLPKHQKDNDLTGIAFVYIYKLLLAYSYGNYATALDYITQVQPYLMALSGLIHIPIFHFYTALTHLAIITTQPESEQSKILIEVETHQTTLHQWAQYAPMNHLHKWHLVEAEKCRVCGKKLAAIEHYDRAIALAKDNQLLNEEALANELAAKFYLAWGKPKIAQIYMIDAYYCYVRWGAKAKIIDLESRYPLLLLTILHKQQIPLNPTETIISTSFETVDNTSFNQASLSNSLDLSSILQVSQSLSSEIELEKLLSTLLDVILKNAGADKCALLMPKGNSWFIEALCQLGQPTIVLRSLPFEDHQTLPVSLINQVKNTHSLAVIDNATTEKTLAADPYILQYSPKSLLCAPILHQGKLIGILYLENNLTVGAFTRDRREILHLLISQTAISLENARLYAQLEDRVKERTQELNQKNEQLQTTLKELHRTQTQMIQSEKMSALGQLVAGIAHEINNPITFIHGNLNYIHQYTQDLLQILNAYQFHYPHPPQSLQAEIDNIEFNFLKDDLPNILKSMNMGSERIRQMVVSLRSFSRLDESEYKAVNLHEGIDNTLVMLQYRLQAQPERPAINIIKEYGELPLVECYAREINQVFINLIVNAIDALEQSNQGRSLSEITANPNQILIRTTKTQQNQVEIIIADNGIGIPEHIQSRLFDPFFTTKPVGKGTGLGLSISHQVITEKHNGSIHLNSILGQGTEFIITLPIKAN from the coding sequence ATGCTAAGTATTCCCGGATATCGGTTGAGTCAAGAACTTTACAATGGCTCTAAAACCTTGGTTTATCGGGCTATTCGAGAGACTGATGCTTCATCTGTAATTATTAAACTGCTAAAAAATCCTTATCCTAGCTTTAGCGAACTAGTGCAGTTTCGTAATCAATACACCATTGCTAAAAATCTCAACTATCCTCAAATTATCCAAACCTACAGCCTGGAAACTTATCAAAATGGCTATGGGTTAGTGATGGAAGATTTTGGAGGGATTTCTCTGCAAGAATGGAGAGCCAGGGTTAACGTAGAATTCCTCATGGAATTTTTGCAGATTGCGATCGCAATCTGCAATTGCTTAGAAATACTTTACCGAGAGCGAATTATTCATAAAGATATTAAACCTAGCAATATTTTAATTAATCCCGAAACCAAACAAGTTAAATTAATAGACTTTAGTATTGCATCTTTGTTACCGCGAGAAACTCATACTATCCTGAATCCTAATGTACTAGAAGGTACACTGGCTTATATTTCACCAGAGCAAACTGGGAGAATGAACCGGGGAATTGACTATCGGACTGATTTTTATTCTTTAGGTGTCACTTTTTACGAATTACTAACAGGCGAGTTACCTTTTCAGTTTTATGATGCAATGGAATTGCTGCATTGTCATATTGCCAAGGTAGCTCCTTTAGTACATGAAATTAATCCTCAAATCCCCGCGGTACTTTCAGAAATCGTCAACAAATTGATGGCGAAAAATGCCGAAGACCGCTATCAAAGTGCATTAGGACTAAAAACAGATTTACAAAATTGCTTATATCAATTAAAGTCAACAGGTGAAATTCATAGCTTTGCAATTGCTCAAAGAGATGTGTGCGATCGCTTTATTATTCCTGATAAACTCTATGGCAGAGAACTAGAAGTAGAAATTCTCCTCAAAGCATTTGGTAGAGTTAGTGCTGGCGCAACAGAAATGGTCTTGGTTGCTGGATTTTCTGGTATTGGTAAAACTGCTGTTGTCAACGAAGTTCATAAACCAATTGTGCGCCAACGCGGTTATTTTATCAAAGGCAAATATGACCAATTTCAAAGGAATATTCCTTTTAGTGCCTTTGTGCAAGCATTTAGAGATTTAATGGGGCAATTGTTAACCGAAAGTGATGTACAAATTCAGCAGTGGAAAACCCAAATATTAGATGCAGTTGGCGAAAACGGACAAGTAATTATTGAAGTTATCCCTGAATTAGCCAGAATTATTGGTGAACAACCAGCAGCAGTAGAATTATTCGGGACAGCAGCCCAAAATCGCTTTAATTTATTATTTCAAAAATTCACTCAAGTTTTTACCAGTCCAGACCATCCCTTAGTGATATTTTTAGACGATTTGCAATGGGCTGATTCAGCATCATTAAATTTAATGCAAATATTAATGGCTGATACAAATTATCTTTTGTTAATTGGTGCTTACAGAGATAACGAAGTTCATCCAGGTCATCGTTTGATATTAACTTTAAATGAAATCCAAGAAAAAAAAGTACCGATTAATACAATTACTTTAGCTGCACTGGGGCAGGAAACTATAAATCAATTAGTTGCTGATACTCTAAAATGTGCCACAAACTTGGTATGGAATCTTTCTCAATTAATCTATCAAAAAACCCAAGGAAATCCGTTTTTTACAACCCAATTTCTCAAAGCATTATATCAAGATTATCTCATTAAATTTGATTTAAATTTAGGCTGTTGGCAATGCGATATTACTCAAATTGCTGCTCAAGCGATTACAGATGATGTTGTAACTTTTATGAGTTGGCAACTGCGAAAACTCCCAAAATCAACTCAACAAGTGTTACAGTTGGCGGCTTGTATTGGTAACTCTTTTGATTTAGCAACATTGGCAATTGTTTCACAGCAATCAGAAATTGAGACGGCGGCTGCTTTATGGAAAGCATTACAAGAAGGGTTGATTTTACCCATTAATAATATTTATAAATTTTATCAACAAGAGTCATTGGTTAATGGTGATTTGTCATCTGTAGAAGAACTGCAACAAACAAGCAATGACCAAGCACAAATGACCGTTTTTTATAAATTTTTACATGACCGAGTACAGCAAGCAGCCTATTGCCTAATTCCCGATGATCAAAAACAGGCGACTCATTTGCAAATTGGTAAATTACTCCAAAAACAATTCTTGGAACATGAGCAAGAAGAAAAACTGTTTGATATTGTCGGGCATTTTAATCAAGGAAAGGCATTAATCACCCAAACAAGCGATCGCCAAACCCTCGCCCAACTCAACTTAAAAGCTGGCGAAAAAGCGAAAACAGCTACTGCATACAGCGCCGCCATTGCCTATTTACAAATTGCGATCGCCCTTTTAGAGTCAGACTGCTGGCAAACCCAGTATGAATTAGCCTCAAACCTATATGTAGCAGCGGCCGAAGCCAGTTATTTAAATGGTGATTTTGATGGGATGGAAAAGTTTGCTGCATTGGTATTGCAGCAAGCCAAAACCATTCTTGACAAAGTGAAAATCTATGAAATTCAAATTGCAGCGCAAACATCTAGAAGCCAAATGTTAGCGGCGATCGCAGTCGGTAGAGAAGCTCTAGGGCAATTGGGCGTAGAATTCCCCACAGAATTAGACGAATTTCATCTTCAACAAGCCTTAGCAGAGGTAAACCAGCAACTAGAGGGCAGAGAAATTACCCAACTTATTGACTTACCCCCAATGAGTGAACCTACGGCGCAAGCCGCAATGGAACTGTTAGGAATGTTATTTGCACCAGTGTTTCTGGGTAATCCGGGTTTATTACCATTGCTCGGCACAACAATGGTGCGCTTGTCCATCCAGTTTGGTAATGCTCCCGCCTCGACGGTAGGATATGTGACTCAGGGTGTAGTACTGTGTTCCTTTTTGGGCGAAGTTGAAACAGGCTACGAGTTTGGTCAATTAGCACTCTCTCTACTAGAGCAGGTGAATGCTCAAAGCCGAAAATGCTGCACTCTCACCCTGTTTGGCTGTTTCATTCAACATCGCCGACAACCACCTTTGCCAACTTTTTCCACTCTGAAAGAAGCCTATCGGACTGGTATGGAAACTGGTGATTTTCTCTATGCTGGCTACAGCATAGTAATTTACGCCTTTACTTCCCTGTTCATGGGTGTAAATCTAGACACATTGATACTGGAATTTCCTACTTACAGTTCTGTCTTAGCTCAAGTGAAACAAGATTCAGCGCATATTTATTTGGATATGATGCAGCAAACAGTCGAGCAATTAAGAGAAACTGTCAGTCAACCAGATCGCTTAATCGGTAATGTCTATGATGAAACTGTGATGCTACCGAAGCACCAAAAAGATAATGATCTCACAGGAATTGCCTTTGTTTACATTTACAAACTGCTGCTTGCTTACTCTTATGGTAATTATGCGACTGCTCTCGACTACATTACCCAAGTCCAACCCTATTTAATGGCATTATCTGGACTAATTCATATTCCCATTTTCCATTTCTATACTGCCCTCACCCATTTAGCAATCATTACCACACAACCAGAATCAGAGCAAAGTAAAATTCTCATTGAGGTAGAAACTCATCAAACAACTCTGCACCAATGGGCGCAATATGCTCCAATGAATCATCTGCATAAATGGCATTTAGTGGAGGCAGAAAAGTGTCGAGTTTGTGGTAAAAAATTAGCAGCAATAGAACATTATGATCGCGCCATTGCGCTGGCTAAAGATAACCAACTTCTCAACGAAGAAGCCTTAGCCAATGAACTAGCGGCTAAATTTTATCTTGCTTGGGGCAAACCAAAAATTGCTCAAATTTACATGATTGATGCGTATTACTGTTATGTACGTTGGGGTGCAAAAGCCAAAATAATCGATTTAGAAAGTCGCTATCCCCTACTACTGCTGACAATTCTGCACAAACAGCAAATACCTCTGAACCCAACAGAGACGATCATTTCTACATCTTTTGAGACAGTTGATAATACCAGTTTTAATCAAGCTAGTCTTTCCAACAGCCTCGATTTGTCCAGCATTCTCCAAGTTTCACAATCCCTATCCAGTGAAATTGAGTTAGAGAAATTACTCTCCACTTTACTTGATGTCATACTCAAAAATGCCGGAGCCGATAAATGTGCATTGCTCATGCCAAAAGGCAATTCTTGGTTTATTGAAGCACTTTGCCAACTAGGACAACCTACCATTGTTTTGCGATCGCTGCCCTTTGAAGATCATCAAACATTACCCGTTAGCCTGATAAATCAGGTGAAAAATACCCATTCTTTAGCTGTAATTGACAATGCAACCACCGAAAAAACCCTAGCGGCTGATCCATATATATTGCAATATTCACCCAAGAGTCTTCTTTGTGCGCCAATTCTCCATCAAGGTAAATTGATTGGCATTTTATATTTAGAAAATAACCTGACAGTCGGAGCATTTACGCGCGATCGCCGAGAAATTTTGCATTTATTAATTTCTCAAACTGCCATCTCTTTAGAAAATGCGCGATTATACGCTCAATTAGAAGATAGAGTCAAAGAACGCACCCAAGAATTAAACCAAAAAAATGAGCAACTGCAAACAACTTTAAAAGAATTACATCGTACTCAAACACAGATGATACAAAGTGAAAAAATGTCAGCTTTGGGACAATTGGTAGCCGGTATTGCCCACGAAATTAATAACCCAATCACCTTTATACATGGAAACCTCAATTATATTCATCAATATACACAAGACCTATTGCAGATATTAAATGCCTATCAATTTCACTATCCCCATCCGCCACAATCTCTGCAAGCAGAAATAGACAATATAGAATTTAACTTCTTAAAAGATGATTTACCTAATATTCTCAAATCAATGAATATGGGTTCCGAGCGCATTCGACAAATGGTTGTATCTTTACGCAGCTTTTCTCGCTTAGATGAATCAGAATATAAAGCTGTGAATCTGCATGAAGGCATTGATAACACCTTAGTTATGTTGCAATATAGACTGCAAGCACAGCCTGAGCGTCCAGCCATTAACATCATCAAAGAATATGGTGAGCTACCGTTAGTAGAATGCTACGCCAGAGAAATTAACCAGGTATTTATCAATTTGATTGTAAATGCGATCGATGCCTTGGAACAAAGTAATCAGGGTCGTAGTTTATCAGAAATCACCGCCAACCCAAATCAGATTTTGATTCGTACTACGAAAACACAACAAAACCAAGTAGAGATTATCATCGCCGATAACGGAATCGGTATTCCAGAACATATACAATCGCGCTTATTCGATCCTTTTTTCACTACCAAACCTGTAGGTAAAGGTACAGGTTTAGGCTTATCAATTAGCCATCAAGTTATTACGGAGAAACATAATGGTTCTATTCACCTCAATTCTATATTAGGTCAAGGAACAGAATTCATCATCACCTTACCCATCAAAGCAAATTAA
- a CDS encoding adenylate cyclase, whose amino-acid sequence MAKEIERKFLVKGDAWRNLGVGGVYRQGYIATQKAVTVRVRIANDRGYLTIKSPSVNCSRSEFEYEIPLADAQEMLDTLCDRPLIEKVRYKVKLGDLTWEIDEFDGDNKGLIVAEVELSDVNQQIELPEWIGEEVSHESRYFNSNLARFPFSKW is encoded by the coding sequence ATGGCCAAAGAAATAGAACGGAAATTTTTAGTTAAAGGCGATGCTTGGAGAAACCTAGGTGTAGGTGGAGTCTATCGTCAAGGATATATTGCTACTCAAAAAGCAGTGACAGTAAGGGTACGTATTGCTAACGACCGAGGTTATTTAACAATTAAAAGTCCTAGTGTGAATTGTTCACGGTCTGAATTTGAGTACGAAATTCCCCTGGCTGATGCTCAAGAAATGTTAGATACATTATGCGATCGCCCATTAATTGAAAAAGTGCGATACAAGGTAAAATTAGGTGATTTAACTTGGGAAATTGATGAGTTTGATGGTGACAATAAAGGCTTGATAGTGGCAGAAGTTGAACTGAGCGATGTAAACCAACAAATTGAACTACCAGAATGGATTGGTGAAGAAGTTTCTCATGAGAGTAGGTATTTCAATAGTAATTTAGCCAGATTTCCCTTTTCAAAATGGTAA
- a CDS encoding multi-sensor hybrid histidine kinase, translating into MPLQNQLINWPTLYHLINHSPLTINPDSYLVDAIILMSQKQSQSLSLPSLNRYFNADICNQQKNSCVLIVEAGYLLGIITAKDVINIIASGVEITQTKVADVMVTALITLRQSHATDIFTAWSLLRHYQISYLPIVDNQGKLTGIITDSILVQAFNRDIIVGIKTACQKPKNNYRKINGISCSIHHSLQPGIEQKSSTFLSTHQELEETRKKLQMVEEKLHRTQDELEKLVAENQRLQQKIFKYQKAEAAWQNREKLYCQQKEESLRESEARLSLALEAAHMGIWDWKIQTDETLWSANMGLLYGLPNRTACPTKEDFLELVHPEDRQVFSQAVTATIQQGVKFVVEYRAVWPDSSIHWLNSTGQLYYNEDGQPSRLTGTTRDISDRKQAEQKILEQAALLDIVTDAIVVQDLQNRILFWNQGAEHLYGWSEQEAVDQNADELLFKQPSPKILAAIEKVIDSGIWQGELHKVTKSGKEIIVASRWTLMQDSTGKPKSILIVDTDITQKKQLEEQCFRTQRLESLGTLAGGIAHDLNNILTPILAASQLLQLKFPQDTERYYQLMAIIENNAKRGADLVKQVLSFARGFKGERTIILIKHLISEMLLIAKQTFPKSIEFAIAIPDNLLAVSGDVTQLHQVLMNLVVNARDAMPDGGKIEIFAENRLIDEAYAQMNLDAQAGHYIELTVADNGMGMPPEILDRIFEPFFTTKDIGIGTGLGLSTVLGIIKSHGGFINVSSKVGKGTKFKLFLPAVEGCPAIKTENLAVPLGEGELILVVDDEAKMLEIATIVLENYNYKILTASNGIEAIALYAQHKHQIKAVLMDMIMPEMDGMTAIRTLQKMNPQVKIIACSGFNPQEKLTEVVNANIQLVLPKPFTAKDLLNSLQYVLRNQN; encoded by the coding sequence ATGCCATTACAAAATCAGCTAATTAATTGGCCGACTTTATATCATCTAATTAATCATTCTCCTTTAACGATTAACCCTGATAGTTATCTAGTCGATGCTATTATCTTGATGAGCCAGAAACAATCTCAAAGTCTGTCTCTGCCTAGCTTAAATAGATATTTCAATGCTGATATCTGTAATCAGCAAAAAAATAGTTGTGTCTTAATTGTAGAAGCTGGATATTTATTAGGGATAATTACGGCAAAAGATGTAATAAATATCATTGCATCGGGAGTTGAGATCACCCAAACAAAAGTAGCTGATGTGATGGTAACAGCATTAATTACTCTCAGGCAAAGTCATGCAACAGATATATTTACAGCTTGGTCACTGTTACGTCACTATCAAATTAGTTATTTGCCAATTGTAGATAACCAAGGCAAATTAACAGGTATTATTACTGATAGTATTTTAGTACAAGCTTTCAACCGGGACATAATAGTTGGTATCAAAACAGCCTGCCAGAAACCAAAAAATAATTATCGCAAAATCAATGGTATAAGTTGTTCTATCCACCATAGTCTTCAGCCAGGAATAGAACAAAAATCGTCTACATTTCTATCAACTCATCAAGAACTTGAAGAAACTCGGAAAAAACTTCAGATGGTAGAAGAAAAACTCCACCGAACTCAGGATGAGTTAGAAAAACTAGTGGCAGAAAACCAGCGTTTGCAGCAGAAAATATTTAAATACCAAAAGGCTGAAGCAGCTTGGCAAAATAGAGAGAAACTTTATTGCCAACAAAAAGAAGAATCATTGCGTGAGAGTGAAGCCAGACTCAGTTTAGCTTTAGAAGCTGCTCACATGGGTATTTGGGACTGGAAAATCCAAACAGATGAAACCCTTTGGTCGGCTAACATGGGTCTACTGTATGGTTTACCTAACAGGACTGCGTGTCCAACAAAGGAAGACTTTTTGGAGTTAGTTCATCCTGAAGATCGGCAAGTTTTTAGTCAGGCTGTGACAGCGACTATTCAACAAGGAGTGAAATTTGTTGTTGAATATCGTGCTGTTTGGCCAGATAGCAGCATTCACTGGCTGAATTCGACAGGTCAACTTTACTACAACGAAGACGGTCAGCCAAGTAGGTTAACGGGGACAACTAGAGATATTAGCGATCGCAAACAAGCTGAACAGAAAATTCTCGAACAAGCAGCTTTGTTGGATATTGTCACAGATGCAATTGTCGTGCAAGATTTGCAAAATCGGATTCTTTTTTGGAATCAAGGTGCTGAACATCTGTATGGTTGGTCAGAACAAGAAGCAGTAGACCAAAACGCCGATGAACTTTTATTTAAACAACCCTCACCAAAAATCTTAGCGGCGATAGAAAAAGTAATTGATAGTGGTATTTGGCAAGGTGAATTACATAAAGTTACCAAATCTGGCAAAGAAATTATTGTCGCTAGTCGTTGGACACTCATGCAGGATAGTACAGGAAAACCTAAATCTATCTTGATTGTTGACACTGATATTACCCAAAAGAAACAACTAGAAGAACAGTGTTTCCGCACGCAAAGATTAGAAAGTCTTGGGACTTTGGCTGGTGGCATCGCCCATGATTTGAACAATATTTTGACACCAATTTTAGCTGCATCTCAACTGTTACAACTAAAGTTTCCCCAAGACACAGAGCGCTATTATCAGCTAATGGCAATTATCGAAAATAATGCCAAACGTGGTGCAGATTTGGTGAAACAAGTATTATCGTTCGCGCGGGGGTTTAAAGGAGAACGCACAATTATTTTGATTAAGCACTTAATTTCGGAAATGCTGCTGATTGCCAAACAGACATTCCCGAAATCTATTGAATTTGCGATCGCCATTCCCGATAATCTGTTGGCTGTGTCTGGGGATGTTACCCAGCTGCATCAAGTGCTAATGAATTTGGTAGTTAATGCCCGTGATGCCATGCCGGATGGCGGTAAAATTGAAATTTTCGCAGAAAATAGATTGATTGATGAAGCCTACGCCCAAATGAATTTGGATGCTCAAGCTGGGCATTACATTGAGCTAACTGTAGCGGATAATGGGATGGGGATGCCGCCAGAAATATTAGATAGAATTTTCGAGCCATTTTTTACGACCAAAGACATAGGGATAGGGACAGGGTTAGGTTTGTCAACAGTTCTAGGCATTATTAAAAGTCATGGTGGTTTTATTAATGTATCTAGCAAAGTCGGGAAAGGTACGAAATTTAAATTGTTCTTACCCGCCGTAGAAGGTTGTCCAGCAATCAAAACCGAAAACTTAGCTGTACCTTTAGGGGAAGGAGAATTAATTTTAGTTGTTGATGATGAAGCAAAAATGCTAGAGATTGCTACCATCGTCTTAGAAAACTACAACTACAAAATTCTGACGGCTAGTAATGGGATTGAAGCGATCGCACTTTATGCCCAACATAAACATCAAATCAAAGCTGTGTTGATGGATATGATTATGCCGGAAATGGATGGGATGACTGCCATTCGCACCCTACAAAAAATGAATCCTCAAGTGAAAATTATTGCTTGTAGTGGGTTTAATCCCCAGGAAAAATTGACAGAAGTTGTCAATGCCAATATTCAGCTAGTTTTGCCAAAACCTTTTACTGCCAAAGATTTATTAAACAGTTTACAGTATGTATTGAGAAACCAAAATTAG
- a CDS encoding DNA photolyase, FAD-binding protein produces MSELILFWHRRDLRISDNTGLAAARSQSPKVVGVFCLDRNILERDDIAPVRVTYMIGCLQALQERYAQIGSQLLILHADPMQAIPALAEALNAKAVFWNWDVEPYSQIRDRTIIDTLKEKGIQFLNENWDQILHSPAEIRTGSNAPYTVYTPFWKNWISKPKLPPVETLQTIEGLTPGEQEIAQNAGAIPLPTAKDLGFIWDGDLILPPGEASAQARLAEFTYKPITEYQEQRNFPATDGTSQLSAALKFGAIGIRTVWQATTEAQENSRSEETTNSIRTWQQELAWREFYQHAMYSFPELAEGAYRDAFKNFPWETNDTHFQAWCEGKTGYPIVDAAMRQLNESGWMHNRCRMIVASFLTKDLLISPQLGEKYFMQKLIDGDLSANNGGWQWSASSGMDPKPLRIFNPASQAQKFDPDGEYIRRWLPELRSLDNEYLVTGKITPLERRAVGYPEPIVDHKQRQQQFKQRYQQQKEIIR; encoded by the coding sequence ATGTCTGAGTTAATTCTGTTTTGGCATCGCCGTGACTTACGCATTTCTGACAATACTGGACTAGCTGCGGCAAGAAGTCAAAGCCCAAAAGTTGTGGGTGTATTTTGTTTAGATCGCAATATTCTTGAACGTGATGATATTGCGCCTGTAAGAGTAACATATATGATTGGCTGCTTACAGGCATTACAGGAGCGATATGCCCAAATTGGTAGCCAACTCCTGATTCTCCATGCCGATCCTATGCAGGCAATTCCCGCCTTGGCTGAAGCTTTAAATGCCAAAGCTGTGTTTTGGAATTGGGATGTAGAACCATATTCTCAAATACGCGATCGCACTATAATTGACACACTCAAAGAAAAAGGCATTCAATTCCTCAACGAAAATTGGGATCAAATTCTCCACTCTCCCGCAGAAATTCGCACAGGTAGCAATGCACCTTACACTGTGTACACCCCATTTTGGAAAAATTGGATTAGCAAACCAAAATTGCCCCCAGTAGAAACCTTACAAACCATAGAAGGATTAACACCAGGCGAACAAGAAATTGCCCAAAACGCAGGTGCAATTCCATTACCCACTGCCAAAGATTTAGGATTTATCTGGGATGGTGACTTAATTCTCCCACCAGGGGAAGCCTCCGCCCAAGCAAGATTAGCAGAATTTACCTATAAACCTATTACCGAATATCAAGAACAGCGCAACTTTCCCGCGACAGATGGAACATCACAATTGAGTGCTGCGTTGAAATTTGGTGCAATTGGCATTCGCACTGTTTGGCAAGCTACAACAGAAGCACAAGAAAATAGCCGTAGTGAAGAAACAACAAATAGTATCCGCACTTGGCAGCAAGAACTAGCTTGGCGCGAATTTTATCAACACGCTATGTATAGTTTCCCCGAATTAGCTGAAGGTGCTTACCGTGATGCCTTTAAAAACTTTCCTTGGGAAACTAACGATACACACTTTCAAGCTTGGTGCGAAGGCAAAACAGGCTACCCCATAGTAGATGCAGCCATGCGCCAATTAAATGAAAGCGGTTGGATGCACAACCGTTGTCGGATGATTGTTGCTAGTTTCCTGACAAAAGACTTGCTAATTAGTCCGCAATTAGGCGAAAAATATTTTATGCAAAAGCTAATTGACGGTGATTTATCTGCCAATAATGGCGGTTGGCAATGGAGTGCTTCTAGTGGAATGGATCCCAAACCCTTGCGAATTTTTAACCCAGCCAGTCAAGCGCAGAAATTTGATCCAGATGGCGAATATATCCGCCGATGGTTGCCAGAATTGCGGTCTCTTGATAACGAATATTTAGTAACTGGTAAAATTACACCTCTAGAACGTCGCGCTGTTGGCTACCCTGAACCCATTGTGGATCATAAACAACGACAACAGCAATTTAAACAACGTTATCAACAGCAGAAAGAAATAATTAGGTAA
- a CDS encoding orotate phosphoribosyltransferase has translation MTHSTETLTQADMWSATADLATLRHKLLDLFCQLAYQEGDFVLASGLRSTYYINKTQVTLHPQGALAVGRLLFPLLPADTQAVAGLTLGADPIVTAVSVVSVYENRPIPALIIRKEAKGYGTKAYIEGPTLAEGAKIVVLEDVVTTGQSALKAVNRLKDAGYIVEQVIGLVDRKQGGAELYQSVGLKFEALFEIEEVQQRYRELAG, from the coding sequence ATGACGCATTCTACTGAAACCCTTACCCAGGCTGATATGTGGTCAGCCACTGCTGACTTAGCTACTTTGCGCCACAAGCTACTAGACTTGTTTTGCCAACTCGCCTATCAAGAAGGTGATTTTGTACTGGCTTCAGGGCTACGTAGCACCTATTACATTAATAAAACCCAGGTAACTCTTCATCCCCAAGGTGCTTTAGCCGTTGGACGCTTATTATTTCCCTTACTACCTGCGGATACTCAAGCTGTGGCAGGTTTAACATTAGGTGCTGATCCCATTGTGACAGCAGTCAGCGTGGTTTCTGTTTATGAAAATCGACCCATCCCAGCACTAATTATTCGCAAAGAAGCCAAAGGTTACGGAACAAAAGCTTATATTGAAGGCCCCACTTTGGCAGAAGGTGCAAAAATTGTAGTTTTAGAAGATGTAGTGACAACTGGTCAGTCTGCCTTAAAAGCGGTGAATCGCCTTAAAGATGCAGGATATATCGTTGAGCAAGTAATTGGACTGGTAGACCGCAAGCAAGGAGGTGCAGAATTGTACCAATCTGTTGGTTTAAAGTTTGAAGCGCTGTTTGAAATTGAAGAAGTTCAACAACGGTATCGGGAATTAGCCGGTTAA